From the Phreatobacter oligotrophus genome, one window contains:
- a CDS encoding VOC family protein → MAYKLDHVVIHVSDWERSNAFYRDVLGAEVVPRGAGFAYKIGDIRLNCHGPGIGHVNAVAKVPVMPGNSDICFEWEGPIDGAAAHLAARGVPVELGPVATNGVRGPATSVYFRDPDGSLLEFLSYHGH, encoded by the coding sequence ATGGCCTACAAGCTCGATCACGTCGTCATCCATGTCAGCGACTGGGAGCGCTCGAACGCCTTCTATCGCGACGTGCTCGGGGCCGAGGTCGTGCCGCGCGGCGCGGGCTTCGCCTACAAGATCGGCGACATCCGCCTGAACTGCCACGGCCCGGGCATCGGCCACGTCAATGCCGTGGCGAAGGTCCCGGTCATGCCCGGCAATTCCGACATCTGCTTCGAATGGGAGGGGCCGATCGACGGGGCCGCCGCCCATCTTGCCGCCAGGGGCGTGCCGGTGGAGCTCGGGCCGGTCGCCACCAACGGCGTGCGCGGCCCGGCGACCTCGGTCTATTTCCGCGACCCCGACGGTTCGCTGCTGGAATTCCTCAGCTACCACGGCCACTGA
- a CDS encoding superoxide dismutase yields the protein MNRRHLLKLAGSAAAIGATMAIPASHKVFAQAATGPFTLPPLGYAYDALEPHIDKMTMEIHHTRHHAAFLATINNAAQTYRELTPANTEKVLRGLSDVPENLRMGVRNTLGGYWNHVHFWEIMTPGGAKQPSGALATAINTAFGDADKMRQQFNQAAVGRFGSGWAWLVVGRDGKLAIVSTPNQDNPLMDGVKGVVMGIDVWEHAYYLKYQNRRPDYVTTWWNVVNWDKAAANFAKASA from the coding sequence ATGAACCGTCGCCATCTCCTCAAGCTCGCCGGCAGCGCCGCCGCCATCGGCGCCACCATGGCCATCCCGGCCAGCCACAAGGTCTTCGCCCAGGCCGCCACCGGCCCCTTCACCCTGCCGCCGCTCGGCTATGCCTATGACGCGCTCGAGCCGCACATCGACAAGATGACGATGGAGATCCATCACACCCGTCATCATGCGGCCTTCCTCGCCACCATCAACAATGCCGCGCAGACCTATCGCGAGCTGACCCCCGCCAACACCGAGAAGGTGCTGCGCGGCCTTTCGGACGTGCCGGAGAACCTGCGCATGGGCGTGCGCAACACGCTCGGCGGCTACTGGAACCACGTGCATTTCTGGGAGATCATGACCCCCGGCGGCGCCAAGCAGCCCTCGGGCGCGCTCGCCACGGCGATCAACACCGCATTCGGTGATGCCGACAAGATGCGCCAGCAGTTCAACCAGGCCGCCGTCGGCCGCTTCGGGTCCGGCTGGGCCTGGCTGGTGGTCGGCCGCGACGGCAAGCTCGCCATCGTCTCGACGCCGAACCAGGACAACCCGCTGATGGACGGCGTGAAGGGCGTGGTCATGGGCATCGACGTGTGGGAGCACGCCTATTACCTGAAGTACCAGAACCGCCGCCCGGACTACGTCACCACGTGGTGGAACGTGGTGAACTGGGACAAGGCCGCCGCGAACTTCGCCAAGGCTTCGGCGTAA
- a CDS encoding uracil-DNA glycosylase: MSPCDPGRDCPLCPRLVAFRDRQRAARPDWHNAPVPSFGTDNARLLIVGLAPGLQGANRTGRPFTGDWAGDLLYETLIGFGFATGTYDERPDDGLTLVDTRITNAVRCVPPENKPTTEEIATCRGFLAATIAAMPRLTAVITLGKIGHDSAVRALGERPSRVPFTHGGVTGVGRVTVFSSYHCSRYNTNTGVLTPEMFRAVFASVRRHLDAAG; the protein is encoded by the coding sequence ATGTCGCCATGCGATCCGGGGCGTGACTGCCCCCTCTGCCCGCGCCTCGTCGCCTTCCGCGACCGGCAGCGGGCAGCCCGTCCCGACTGGCACAATGCGCCGGTGCCGAGCTTCGGCACCGACAATGCGCGGCTGCTCATCGTCGGCCTCGCGCCGGGTCTGCAGGGGGCGAACCGCACGGGGCGGCCCTTCACCGGCGACTGGGCCGGCGACCTGCTCTACGAGACGCTGATCGGCTTCGGCTTCGCCACCGGCACCTATGACGAGCGGCCGGACGACGGCCTCACCCTCGTCGACACGCGCATCACCAATGCCGTGCGCTGCGTGCCGCCGGAGAACAAGCCGACGACGGAGGAGATCGCCACCTGCCGCGGCTTCCTGGCCGCCACCATCGCCGCCATGCCGCGGCTGACCGCGGTGATCACGCTCGGCAAGATCGGCCATGACAGCGCGGTCAGGGCGCTCGGCGAGCGCCCCTCGCGCGTGCCGTTCACCCATGGCGGCGTGACGGGCGTCGGGCGCGTCACCGTCTTCTCCAGCTACCATTGCTCGCGCTACAACACGAATACCGGCGTGCTGACGCCAGAGATGTTCCGCGCTGTCTTCGCCTCGGTGCGCCGGCATCTCGACGCGGCCGGTTGA
- a CDS encoding NYN domain-containing protein has product MSNGNERIALFIDGANLYATAKTLGFDIDYKRLLGEFRARGYLLRAYYYTALVEDQEYSSIRPLIDWLDYNGFTVVTKTAKEFTDSTGRRKVKGNMDIELAVDAMEIAARVDHIVLFSGDGDFRYLVEALQRRGVKVSVVSTVAVQPAMIADELRRQADEFIDLAQLGQRIGRDPSERPVRAPMTDAPGFVRDRPRPARPIAATTPVASDDFADR; this is encoded by the coding sequence ATGTCGAACGGAAACGAGCGCATCGCGCTTTTCATCGATGGCGCCAACCTTTACGCCACGGCCAAGACGCTGGGCTTCGATATCGACTATAAGCGACTGTTGGGTGAGTTTCGCGCCCGCGGCTATCTGCTGCGCGCCTACTATTACACCGCCCTGGTCGAGGACCAGGAGTACTCGTCGATCCGCCCCCTGATCGACTGGCTCGACTATAACGGCTTCACCGTCGTCACCAAGACCGCCAAGGAGTTCACCGATTCCACCGGCCGGCGGAAGGTGAAGGGCAATATGGACATCGAGCTCGCGGTCGATGCCATGGAGATCGCGGCCCGCGTCGACCACATCGTGCTGTTCTCCGGCGACGGCGATTTCCGCTACCTGGTCGAGGCGCTGCAGCGCCGCGGCGTGAAGGTGTCGGTGGTCTCCACGGTCGCCGTGCAGCCGGCGATGATCGCCGACGAGCTGCGCCGCCAGGCCGACGAGTTCATCGACCTCGCCCAGCTCGGCCAGCGCATCGGCCGCGACCCCTCGGAGCGCCCGGTGCGCGCGCCGATGACGGATGCGCCCGGCTTCGTCCGTGACCGGCCGCGGCCGGCCCGGCCGATCGCCGCCACGACGCCCGTCGCCAGCGACGATTTCGCCGACCGCTGA
- the rpoZ gene encoding DNA-directed RNA polymerase subunit omega, with product MARVTVEDCIEKVDNRFELVLVASHRARMLAAGAPITIDRDRDKNPVVALREIADATVSPDDLREDLIHSLQKYVEVDEPEADTVPMIAAAGGAADDVDVAMDRMSEEDLLRGLEGLKPPEDTDDDEGL from the coding sequence ATGGCTCGCGTCACCGTCGAGGATTGCATCGAGAAGGTCGACAACCGCTTTGAGCTGGTGCTCGTCGCCAGCCACCGCGCGCGCATGCTCGCGGCCGGCGCGCCGATCACCATTGACCGCGACCGCGACAAGAACCCGGTCGTGGCGCTGCGCGAGATCGCCGATGCCACCGTCTCCCCCGATGACCTGCGCGAGGACCTGATCCACTCGCTGCAGAAATATGTCGAGGTCGACGAGCCCGAGGCCGATACCGTGCCGATGATCGCCGCTGCCGGCGGCGCCGCCGACGATGTCGACGTCGCCATGGACCGCATGAGCGAGGAAGACCTGCTGCGCGGCCTCGAGGGGCTGAAGCCGCCGGAGGACACCGACGACGACGAGGGCCTCTGA
- a CDS encoding RelA/SpoT family protein gives MMRQYELVERVKRYNPRADEALLNRAYVYAMLAHGTQKRASGDPYFSHPLEVAAILTDLKLDDATIVAALLHDTIEDTAATKDDIREKFGPSIAELVDGLTKLKKLDLVSKQAVQAENLRKLLLAITSDVRVLLVKLADRLHNMRTLHYVPPAKRSRISQETLDIYAPLAGRMGMHDMREELEDLSFRQINPEAYEALEQRLSRQRDAVARVVEEIETQLTRKLAGEGISAEVSGRLKKPYSIYRKMERKAVSFEQLSDIVAFRILVETIADCYRAVGIIHTTWPAVPQRFKDYISTPKGNDYRSLHTTVIGPESQRVEMQIRTHHMHEVNEYGIAAHALYKDGAAEAAFASESSAYAWLRRTVDMLAHGDNPEEFLEHTKLELFSDQVYCFTPKGRLIALPRKANCIDFAYAVHTDIGNHCARARINGVERPLVTELQNGDEVEIITDAKATPSPAWESIVVTGRARSAIRRATRAATRNQYLELGRRIVQQLFARAGKPFSDEAVKQGLKRLARSSTDDVFWAVGRDEIPADDVLKAVHPDFKSEVPLGPKPTAEWFGVGKDSSLKFQVPESEGAIPIRGINSDLPVTISREGGAVPGDRIVGILTAGEGITIYPIQSPALAAFDNEPERWLDVRWDIDEARRSRYPARIAVKSRNAPGSLAAVTQVIADNDGNIDNLRMQRSAQDYTNVVIDLEVWDLKHLNAIIAGIRDLPISAEAGRVFE, from the coding sequence ATGATGCGGCAATATGAGCTGGTGGAGCGCGTCAAGCGCTACAATCCGAGGGCCGACGAGGCCCTGCTCAACCGCGCCTATGTCTATGCGATGCTGGCCCACGGCACGCAGAAGCGCGCCTCTGGCGACCCCTATTTCTCCCATCCGCTCGAAGTCGCGGCGATCCTCACCGACCTGAAGCTCGACGATGCCACCATCGTCGCGGCGCTCCTCCACGACACGATCGAGGACACGGCGGCCACCAAGGACGACATCCGCGAGAAGTTCGGCCCCTCCATCGCCGAGCTGGTGGACGGCCTCACCAAGCTGAAGAAGCTCGACCTCGTGTCGAAGCAGGCGGTGCAGGCGGAGAACCTGAGGAAGCTGCTCCTCGCCATCACCTCCGACGTGCGCGTGCTGCTGGTGAAGCTCGCCGACCGGCTGCACAACATGCGCACGCTGCACTATGTGCCGCCCGCCAAGCGCAGCCGCATCTCGCAGGAGACGCTGGACATCTATGCCCCGCTCGCCGGCCGCATGGGCATGCATGACATGCGCGAGGAGCTGGAGGACCTCTCCTTCCGCCAGATCAATCCGGAAGCCTACGAGGCGCTCGAGCAGCGCCTGTCGCGCCAGCGCGACGCGGTCGCCCGCGTCGTTGAGGAGATCGAGACCCAGCTCACCCGCAAGCTCGCCGGCGAGGGCATCAGTGCCGAGGTCTCGGGGCGGCTCAAGAAGCCCTATTCGATCTACCGCAAGATGGAGCGCAAGGCCGTCTCCTTCGAGCAGCTCTCCGACATCGTCGCCTTCCGCATCCTCGTGGAGACGATTGCCGACTGCTACCGCGCGGTGGGCATCATCCACACGACCTGGCCGGCCGTGCCGCAGCGCTTCAAGGATTACATCTCGACCCCGAAGGGCAACGACTACCGCTCGCTCCACACCACCGTGATCGGCCCGGAGAGCCAGCGCGTGGAGATGCAGATCCGCACCCACCACATGCACGAGGTGAACGAATACGGCATCGCCGCCCATGCCCTCTACAAGGATGGCGCGGCGGAGGCCGCCTTCGCCTCCGAGAGCAGCGCCTATGCCTGGCTCAGGCGCACCGTGGACATGCTCGCCCATGGCGACAATCCGGAAGAGTTCCTCGAACACACCAAGCTCGAGCTCTTCTCCGACCAGGTCTATTGCTTCACCCCGAAGGGCCGGCTCATCGCCCTGCCGCGCAAGGCCAATTGCATCGACTTCGCCTATGCGGTGCACACCGACATCGGCAATCACTGCGCCCGCGCCCGCATCAACGGCGTCGAACGGCCGCTCGTCACCGAGCTGCAGAACGGCGACGAGGTCGAGATCATCACCGATGCCAAGGCGACGCCGTCGCCCGCCTGGGAGAGCATCGTGGTGACCGGCCGGGCGCGCTCGGCCATCCGCCGCGCCACCCGCGCCGCCACCCGCAACCAGTATCTCGAGCTCGGCCGCCGCATCGTCCAGCAGCTCTTCGCCCGCGCCGGCAAGCCCTTCTCCGACGAGGCGGTGAAACAGGGGCTGAAGCGCCTCGCCCGCTCCTCCACCGACGACGTGTTCTGGGCCGTGGGCCGCGACGAGATCCCCGCCGACGACGTGCTGAAGGCGGTGCATCCCGACTTCAAGAGCGAGGTGCCGCTGGGGCCGAAGCCGACCGCCGAATGGTTCGGCGTCGGCAAGGATTCCTCGCTCAAGTTCCAGGTGCCGGAATCGGAAGGGGCCATCCCCATCCGCGGCATCAATTCCGACCTGCCGGTGACCATCTCCCGCGAGGGCGGCGCCGTGCCCGGCGACCGCATCGTAGGCATCCTCACGGCGGGGGAGGGGATCACCATCTATCCCATCCAGTCGCCGGCGCTCGCCGCCTTCGACAACGAGCCGGAGCGCTGGCTCGACGTGCGCTGGGACATCGACGAGGCGCGGCGCTCCCGCTACCCCGCCCGCATCGCGGTGAAGTCCCGCAACGCGCCGGGCTCGCTCGCGGCGGTGACGCAGGTCATCGCCGACAATGACGGCAACATCGACAACCTGCGCATGCAGCGCTCGGCCCAGGACTACACCAATGTGGTGATCGACCTGGAGGTCTGGGACCTCAAGCACCTCAACGCGATCATCGCGGGGATTCGGGACCTGCCGATCTCGGCCGAGGCGGGCCGGGTGTTCGAATAG
- a CDS encoding methyl-accepting chemotaxis protein produces MLNLFKSRDSRAARLAALDRVQAIIEFDLDGNILDANANFLGAVGYSLDEIKGRHHSIFVDETTRSSAEYRNFWSDLRGGAFNAGQFRRIAKGGREVWIEASYNPLLDSAGHPFGFVKFATDITRQKTEDAARAAEIAAIRRVQAVIAFDLDGTILEANDNFLSVMGYRLDEIVGRKHAMFVDPQTRDSVDYAAFWAALRRGEYQAAQFRRVGKGGKTVWIQASYNPIFDAAGRPVKVVKFATDISGQVALLDQLRGIIDTNFGQIDQAVGDTGAETSRALAAASATRDSVQGMAAATEELAASVAEISHMMSASQAATDTAFSRTDSAGGFAARLSEATVAMGGIVGLINTIAGQINLLALNATIESARAGEAGRGFAVVAQEVKNLANQAARATEQISAEINGVQGISSEVLQSLQDIRSAISVLRDGVVATAASVEEQSAVTRDMSQSMQQAARSTVDIFENIAGISSAVSQVSGAVASTREAAVVLAR; encoded by the coding sequence ATGCTCAACCTGTTCAAGTCGCGCGATTCCCGGGCCGCACGTCTCGCGGCCCTCGACCGGGTCCAGGCCATCATCGAGTTCGATCTCGACGGCAACATCCTGGACGCTAACGCCAATTTCCTTGGCGCCGTCGGCTATTCGCTCGACGAGATCAAGGGCCGGCACCACTCCATCTTCGTCGACGAGACCACGCGGTCGAGCGCCGAATATCGAAACTTCTGGTCAGATCTGCGCGGCGGCGCCTTCAATGCCGGGCAGTTCCGCCGCATCGCCAAGGGCGGGCGCGAGGTCTGGATCGAGGCCTCCTACAATCCGCTGCTCGACAGCGCCGGCCACCCCTTCGGCTTCGTCAAGTTCGCCACCGACATCACTCGCCAGAAGACCGAGGACGCCGCGCGCGCCGCCGAGATCGCCGCGATCCGCCGGGTGCAGGCCGTCATCGCCTTCGACCTCGACGGCACCATCCTCGAGGCCAACGACAATTTCCTCTCCGTCATGGGCTACCGCCTCGACGAGATCGTCGGCCGCAAGCATGCCATGTTCGTCGATCCGCAGACGCGTGACAGCGTCGACTATGCCGCCTTCTGGGCTGCTCTGCGCCGCGGCGAGTACCAGGCGGCGCAGTTCCGCCGCGTCGGCAAGGGCGGCAAGACCGTCTGGATCCAGGCCTCCTACAATCCGATCTTCGATGCGGCCGGCCGCCCGGTGAAGGTGGTGAAGTTCGCCACCGACATCAGCGGCCAGGTGGCGCTGCTCGACCAGCTGCGCGGCATCATCGACACCAATTTCGGCCAGATCGACCAGGCCGTCGGCGATACCGGCGCCGAGACGAGCCGCGCCCTCGCGGCCGCCAGCGCCACACGCGACAGCGTCCAGGGCATGGCGGCGGCAACCGAAGAGCTCGCCGCCTCGGTCGCCGAGATCTCGCACATGATGTCGGCCTCGCAGGCCGCGACCGACACGGCCTTCTCGCGCACGGATTCAGCTGGCGGCTTCGCGGCGCGCCTCTCCGAGGCGACCGTCGCCATGGGCGGCATTGTCGGCCTCATCAACACCATTGCCGGCCAGATCAACCTTCTCGCGCTCAACGCGACGATCGAATCGGCGCGGGCGGGCGAGGCCGGCCGCGGCTTCGCGGTGGTCGCGCAGGAGGTGAAGAATCTCGCCAACCAGGCGGCCAGGGCGACCGAGCAGATCAGCGCCGAGATCAACGGCGTGCAGGGCATCTCCTCCGAGGTGCTGCAGTCGCTGCAGGACATCCGCTCCGCGATCTCCGTGCTGCGCGACGGCGTCGTCGCAACGGCAGCCTCCGTGGAGGAGCAGAGCGCGGTGACGCGCGACATGTCGCAGTCCATGCAGCAGGCGGCGCGCTCCACCGTCGACATCTTCGAGAACATCGCCGGCATTTCCTCGGCGGTGTCGCAGGTCTCGGGCGCGGTGGCCTCGACCCGCGAGGCGGCGGTGGTGCTGGCGCGGTAG
- the pyrE gene encoding orotate phosphoribosyltransferase: MTSDDVLAEFRAAGALLEGHFILSSGRRSPVFLQKMFVFMDPERTAKLCAALATKVKERFGRIDYVVSPAVGGIVPGYETARQLGAKAIFVERENGEFKLRRGFEIPPGARVLVVEDIVTTGLSTRECLAAIAGHPGETVGAAVLVDRSDGKADVGVPLVSLLSWYVPDYAPDALPPELAALPAVKPGSRGIQGAKA, translated from the coding sequence ATGACCTCTGACGACGTGCTCGCCGAGTTCCGCGCCGCCGGCGCCCTGCTGGAGGGCCATTTCATCCTCTCCTCGGGCCGGCGCAGCCCGGTCTTCCTGCAGAAGATGTTCGTCTTCATGGACCCCGAGCGCACGGCGAAGCTCTGCGCCGCGCTCGCGACAAAAGTGAAGGAGCGCTTCGGCCGCATCGACTATGTCGTCTCGCCCGCCGTCGGCGGCATCGTGCCGGGCTATGAGACCGCCCGCCAGCTCGGCGCCAAGGCCATCTTCGTCGAGCGCGAGAACGGCGAGTTCAAGCTGCGCCGCGGCTTCGAGATCCCGCCCGGCGCCCGCGTCCTGGTCGTCGAGGACATCGTCACCACGGGCCTGTCCACCCGCGAATGCCTCGCCGCCATTGCCGGCCATCCCGGCGAGACGGTCGGCGCCGCCGTCCTCGTGGACCGCTCCGACGGCAAGGCCGATGTCGGCGTGCCGCTGGTCTCGCTGCTCTCCTGGTACGTGCCGGACTATGCCCCCGACGCGCTGCCGCCCGAGCTCGCCGCGCTGCCAGCCGTGAAACCCGGCTCGCGCGGCATTCAGGGCGCCAAGGCATGA
- the acpS gene encoding holo-ACP synthase, with protein MIIGIGSDLCDIRRIEKSLERHAERFTHRLFTETERAKAEGRAHRAATYAKRFAAKEACAKALGTGIRRGVFWKDMGVVNLPSGAPTMALTGGAAERLKAITPAGHRAVIHLTITDDHPWAQAFIVIEALPEAGT; from the coding sequence GTGATCATTGGCATCGGCTCGGACCTCTGCGACATCCGCCGCATCGAGAAGAGCCTCGAGCGCCATGCCGAGCGCTTCACCCATCGCCTCTTCACCGAGACCGAGCGGGCGAAGGCGGAAGGCCGCGCCCACCGCGCCGCCACCTATGCCAAGCGCTTCGCCGCCAAGGAGGCCTGCGCCAAGGCGCTCGGCACCGGCATCCGCCGCGGCGTCTTCTGGAAGGACATGGGCGTGGTCAACCTGCCCTCGGGCGCGCCGACCATGGCGCTGACCGGCGGCGCGGCGGAGCGGCTCAAGGCCATAACGCCGGCGGGGCACCGCGCCGTCATCCACCTCACCATTACTGACGATCACCCCTGGGCGCAGGCCTTCATCGTCATCGAGGCGCTGCCCGAGGCCGGCACCTGA
- a CDS encoding AEC family transporter, protein MSLLISSLAPVFLLIVLGAYLKVMPLTDEAGWRGLERATYYVFFPAMIIMTLAKADLGTVPVVAMGLSLIAAILAMTVILLVLRPVLAGSLGMDGPAFTSVFQGATRWNSFVAIATAGALYGQLGLTLTAISVAAMIPLLNVLAVVMLQRHAQDKPIVLGPTLKALASNPFIWSSVIGIIINLSGLKLPMIAMRFGDILGAAALGTGLLLVGAGLDVKAALKPRAITWITTALKLALMPAMVAAIAMALGVDGVTLKVAILSAAMPTASGSYILARQMGGDAPLMAEILTVQTLIAVVTIPLVLSLAG, encoded by the coding sequence ATGTCGCTGCTCATCTCAAGCCTCGCCCCGGTCTTCTTGCTCATCGTCCTCGGCGCCTATCTCAAGGTCATGCCGCTGACCGACGAGGCGGGCTGGCGCGGGCTCGAGCGCGCCACCTACTATGTCTTCTTCCCCGCCATGATCATCATGACGCTGGCCAAGGCGGATCTCGGCACGGTGCCGGTGGTGGCCATGGGCCTGTCGCTGATCGCCGCCATCCTCGCCATGACGGTGATCCTCCTGGTGCTGCGCCCGGTGCTTGCCGGCTCACTCGGCATGGACGGCCCGGCCTTCACCTCGGTCTTCCAGGGCGCGACGCGGTGGAACTCCTTCGTCGCCATCGCCACGGCCGGCGCGCTCTACGGCCAGCTTGGCCTGACGCTCACCGCCATCTCGGTCGCGGCGATGATCCCGCTGCTCAACGTGCTGGCGGTGGTGATGCTGCAGCGGCACGCGCAGGACAAGCCGATCGTGCTGGGACCGACGCTGAAGGCGCTCGCCTCCAACCCCTTCATCTGGTCCTCGGTGATCGGCATCATCATCAACCTGTCGGGGCTGAAGCTGCCGATGATCGCCATGCGCTTCGGCGACATCCTCGGGGCGGCGGCGCTCGGCACGGGCCTGTTGCTGGTCGGCGCCGGCCTCGACGTGAAGGCGGCGCTCAAACCCCGCGCCATCACCTGGATCACCACGGCGCTCAAGCTCGCGCTCATGCCGGCCATGGTCGCGGCCATCGCCATGGCGCTCGGCGTCGACGGCGTGACGCTGAAGGTCGCCATCCTCTCCGCCGCCATGCCGACGGCGTCCGGCTCCTACATCCTCGCCCGCCAGATGGGCGGCGACGCGCCGCTGATGGCGGAGATCCTCACCGTGCAGACGCTCATCGCCGTGGTGACGATCCCGCTCGTCCTGTCGCTCGCGGGCTGA
- a CDS encoding IlvD/Edd family dehydratase, whose translation MRKGLTAYGDPGFSLFLRKAFIKAAGFSDDALDRPIIGITDTSSDYNPCHGNVRALVEAVKRGVMLSGGLPFAFPTVSIHESFSNPTSMFLRNLMAMDTEEMVRAQPMDAVVLIGGCDKTVPAQLMGAASADVPAIQLITGPMLVGHYKGEVLGACTDCRRLWAMHRAGKIDEAEIEAVSQRLAPTVGTCMVMGTASTMGCIVEALGMALPHTGTIPATHADRIRAAEASGREAVKLAASGRKPRDVMTQASLRNAMVVLQAIGGSTNAVVHLAAVAGRLGLSWDLDELDRIGREVPVLLDLKPAGSNYMEHFHWSGGVPRLLKELKDHLDLDAPTVTGERLGDWAERAEEVPGQTIIRSLGQPLKKTGAHAVLRGSLAPGGAVIKAAAATPKLMVHTGRAVVFEDVEDMTNRIDDPDLDVTADDILVMRNAGPKGHPGMPEAGLLPIPKKLAQQGVTDMIRISDARMSGTAYGTIVLHVTPEAAEGSPLALVRSGDRISLDVPNRRVDLLVSEAELAERRKSWRKPKHMRQRQRGYRKLYLDHVTQADKGCDFDFLEK comes from the coding sequence ATGCGCAAGGGCCTGACCGCCTATGGCGATCCCGGCTTCTCGCTGTTCCTGCGCAAGGCCTTCATCAAGGCGGCCGGCTTCTCCGACGACGCGCTCGACCGGCCGATCATCGGAATCACCGACACCTCGTCGGACTACAATCCCTGCCACGGCAATGTCCGCGCACTCGTCGAAGCGGTGAAGCGCGGCGTGATGCTGTCGGGCGGCCTGCCCTTCGCCTTCCCGACCGTGTCGATCCACGAGAGCTTCTCGAACCCGACCTCGATGTTCCTGCGCAACCTGATGGCCATGGACACCGAGGAGATGGTGCGCGCCCAGCCGATGGACGCGGTGGTGCTCATCGGCGGCTGCGACAAGACCGTGCCGGCCCAGCTCATGGGCGCGGCTTCAGCCGACGTGCCGGCCATCCAGCTCATCACCGGCCCCATGCTGGTCGGCCATTACAAGGGCGAGGTGCTCGGCGCCTGCACCGATTGCCGCCGCCTCTGGGCCATGCACCGGGCTGGCAAGATCGACGAGGCGGAGATCGAGGCGGTGTCGCAGCGCCTCGCGCCGACCGTCGGCACCTGCATGGTCATGGGCACGGCCTCGACCATGGGCTGCATCGTCGAGGCCCTCGGCATGGCCCTGCCCCATACCGGCACGATCCCCGCAACCCATGCCGACCGCATCCGCGCGGCGGAGGCCTCCGGCCGCGAGGCGGTGAAGCTCGCCGCGTCAGGCCGCAAGCCGCGGGACGTGATGACCCAGGCCTCGCTGCGCAACGCCATGGTGGTGCTGCAGGCGATCGGCGGCTCGACCAATGCCGTGGTGCACCTTGCCGCCGTCGCCGGCCGCCTCGGCCTCAGCTGGGACCTCGACGAGCTCGACCGGATCGGCCGCGAGGTTCCGGTGCTGCTCGACCTCAAGCCCGCCGGCTCCAACTACATGGAGCATTTCCACTGGTCGGGCGGCGTGCCGCGGCTCCTGAAGGAGCTGAAGGACCATCTCGACCTCGACGCCCCGACCGTCACCGGCGAGCGGCTCGGCGACTGGGCGGAGCGCGCCGAGGAGGTGCCGGGCCAGACCATCATCCGCTCGCTCGGCCAGCCTCTGAAGAAGACCGGCGCCCATGCGGTGCTGCGCGGCTCGCTCGCCCCCGGCGGCGCGGTCATCAAGGCGGCGGCGGCAACGCCCAAGCTCATGGTCCATACCGGCCGCGCCGTGGTCTTCGAGGATGTCGAGGACATGACCAACCGCATCGATGATCCGGATCTCGACGTCACGGCGGACGACATCCTCGTCATGCGCAATGCCGGACCGAAGGGCCATCCGGGCATGCCGGAGGCGGGTCTCCTGCCCATCCCGAAGAAGCTGGCGCAGCAGGGCGTCACCGACATGATCCGCATCTCCGATGCGCGCATGTCCGGCACGGCCTATGGCACCATCGTGCTGCACGTGACGCCGGAGGCGGCCGAGGGCTCGCCCCTGGCGCTGGTGCGCTCCGGCGACCGCATCAGCCTCGACGTGCCGAACCGGCGGGTCGACCTGCTGGTGAGCGAGGCGGAGCTCGCCGAGCGGCGGAAGTCGTGGCGGAAGCCGAAGCACATGCGCCAGCGGCAGCGCGGCTATCGCAAGCTCTACCTCGACCACGTGACCCAGGCCGACAAGGGCTGCGATTTCGACTTCCTGGAGAAGTGA
- a CDS encoding helix-turn-helix domain-containing protein, with the protein MGRFGETLIQSAREAEAIARGDLAPAREIPIEEIDVAAIRKRLNLSQDRFARRFGLSPATVRDWEQKRRRPDRIATALLRVIDHAPETVARALEDTPSPPLRD; encoded by the coding sequence ATGGGACGGTTTGGTGAGACGCTGATCCAGAGCGCCCGCGAGGCGGAAGCCATTGCGCGCGGTGACTTGGCGCCTGCCCGTGAGATCCCGATTGAGGAGATCGACGTGGCCGCCATCCGCAAGCGGCTCAATCTGTCCCAGGATCGTTTCGCCCGCCGGTTTGGCCTGTCCCCGGCGACCGTGCGCGACTGGGAGCAGAAGCGACGGCGGCCGGATCGGATCGCGACCGCCCTGCTGCGCGTGATCGACCACGCGCCGGAGACGGTCGCTCGCGCGCTGGAAGACACCCCCTCCCCGCCATTGCGCGACTGA